The Desulfuromonas versatilis genome has a segment encoding these proteins:
- a CDS encoding ComEA family DNA-binding protein, whose protein sequence is MVPRGTTALVLLLCFYLLLQSGRAVFHEENPPAFFVREGEGIWVLLGSGFPRPGLHQFYDGCTLAGAIEMTVPFGAGKEICGADPEHILLPGEALEILALEEQVIEIELKWMPAEQRMALGIPLHPDRMVCTDWQALPGIGPKLAERIELERQSNGDFGALEGLRRVRGIGERRMEAWKKFFGG, encoded by the coding sequence ATGGTACCGCGCGGCACCACGGCGCTGGTGCTTCTGCTGTGCTTTTACCTGCTGCTGCAATCTGGCCGGGCGGTTTTCCACGAGGAAAACCCCCCGGCCTTTTTCGTCAGAGAGGGCGAGGGTATCTGGGTCCTGTTGGGATCGGGATTTCCCAGGCCGGGCCTCCATCAATTTTATGACGGTTGCACTCTGGCGGGCGCCATTGAAATGACGGTCCCGTTTGGGGCCGGAAAGGAGATTTGCGGGGCAGATCCCGAGCACATCCTGCTCCCGGGCGAAGCCCTGGAAATCCTGGCATTAGAAGAGCAAGTCATTGAAATTGAATTGAAATGGATGCCTGCCGAACAGCGGATGGCGCTGGGGATTCCGCTGCATCCCGATCGCATGGTTTGCACGGACTGGCAGGCGCTACCGGGCATTGGCCCGAAACTGGCTGAACGAATCGAGCTGGAGCGTCAATCGAATGGCGATTTTGGAGCCCTTGAGGGGCTCCGGCGGGTCCGGGGGATTGGAGAGCGGCGTATGGAGGCCTGGAAGAAATTTTTCGGAGGCTAA
- a CDS encoding dihydrolipoamide acetyltransferase family protein yields the protein MAVEVTMPKLSDTMVEGTILNWRIKEGDRVAKGDIIADIRAEDAAMVLEAVEDGVVAALRVDAGESVRVGWVIAVFAGTGSVPQVAQGRTARPRGADLDKVGVRSPAGRRALGGVEGNALDLAGAAAGRTPESGPGTAEPRKAEKAVRIRRILARKMVESWQSIPHFFVTIAVDMTDVIKFRKDLKVSVNDFVLAAVARSLQEHPWVNSLWMEGEAVEQKTINLAMAVASERGLYSPVLKDCGQLSLKEISRRAADLAARSHLGQLRQDDLEGGTFTVSNMGMLGVESFSAIITPPQAAVLAVGTIKGEVVVDDNGEPGIAPMLRLTLSADHRILDGADAAEFLATLKSYLEAPVTLVTCNYGTEGN from the coding sequence ATGGCGGTTGAAGTTACCATGCCCAAGCTCAGCGATACCATGGTGGAGGGGACGATTCTCAACTGGCGTATCAAAGAGGGGGATCGGGTGGCCAAGGGGGATATCATTGCCGATATTCGGGCCGAAGATGCGGCCATGGTGCTGGAGGCGGTCGAGGACGGGGTGGTGGCCGCCTTGAGGGTCGATGCGGGAGAGTCGGTCAGGGTAGGGTGGGTCATTGCCGTTTTCGCTGGTACGGGGAGCGTGCCCCAGGTGGCCCAAGGACGAACCGCTCGGCCCCGGGGGGCTGACCTGGACAAGGTCGGCGTGCGCAGCCCGGCCGGACGGCGGGCGCTTGGCGGGGTTGAGGGCAATGCACTGGATCTGGCCGGGGCAGCCGCCGGCCGCACCCCGGAGAGCGGCCCGGGAACCGCAGAGCCGCGAAAGGCTGAAAAAGCTGTGAGAATCCGCAGGATTCTGGCTCGCAAAATGGTCGAGAGCTGGCAGAGCATTCCGCATTTTTTCGTCACCATTGCCGTCGACATGACCGACGTGATCAAGTTCCGCAAGGATTTGAAGGTTTCGGTCAATGATTTCGTCCTCGCGGCCGTGGCCCGTTCGCTTCAGGAGCATCCCTGGGTCAACAGCCTCTGGATGGAGGGCGAGGCGGTGGAGCAGAAAACGATCAATCTGGCCATGGCTGTGGCCTCCGAGCGAGGACTCTACAGCCCGGTGCTCAAGGACTGTGGCCAACTGTCCCTCAAGGAAATCAGTCGCAGGGCGGCTGATTTGGCGGCCCGCTCCCACCTGGGACAGCTGCGCCAGGATGACCTGGAAGGGGGGACCTTCACCGTCTCCAACATGGGGATGCTCGGCGTGGAGTCTTTCAGCGCCATCATCACCCCGCCCCAGGCCGCGGTTCTGGCGGTGGGAACAATCAAGGGGGAGGTGGTGGTGGACGACAACGGCGAGCCGGGGATCGCTCCAATGCTCAGGCTGACCCTCTCGGCGGACCATCGCATTCTCGACGGCGCCGACGCCGCCGAATTCCTGGCCACGCTCAAGAGCTATCTTGAAGCGCCCGTCACCCTGGTGACCTGTAATTACGGAACGGAGGGGAATTGA
- a CDS encoding Lon protease family protein, with product MKANRLDPQQLSWRCDPLQFEFQSTEELPELEGTIGQSRAMTAIEFGLGIKDSGFNLFLIGEPGSGRSSTIKKLLKARAGGESVPSDWCYLNNFEDATRPRCIPLPAGLARDLHRDVEELVARLAEEIPKVFESKEYEQQKNRISGDYQEKNRKLFQELEEQANEEGFLLQRSVSGMVLVPLRDGHPISQQDYEDLPDEEKAALDEKGTGLQERLNEVLRKGRDLEKELREATLSMEKEILLFAVGHLFEELEQKYQEQQEVLDHFQGCKKDILERIDEFRPAQGPQISLPGLKQGGQEPSFDRYRINLFIDNRDLQGAPVVYEANPTYFNLFGRIEHVIHMGGATTNFTMIKAGALHRANGGYLILDCREVLLNVFSYEALKRCIRNKEVKIEDMAEQFRLFATVSLKPHPVPLKCKIIMIGTPLFYYLLYRLDPDFRKYFKVKADFDFMMKNTWENVQQYALFIGAKCREEQLKHFDPSGVARVVEYSARLIEDKEKLSSRFIDIADLIREASFYAEQQGRERVSEEHVNLAVEAKIYRSNKVEERIQEAIEEGSLLVDTEGEVVGQVNGLSVYLLGDYAFGKPSRVTARTFLGKAGVVNIEREAKLSGPIHDKGLMILSGFLGDRYAQDKPLALAGSVCFEQSYGGVEGDSASSAELYALLSSLAALPLRQEIAVTGSVNQRGQIQPIGGVNEKIEGFYAVCKAKGLTGGQGVIIPVQNVKNLLLKEEVVDAVRENRFHVWAISTVDEGIEILTGVAAGTRQEDGCWPQGSVNQRVDQRLLEMAEAIRRFGKGSEKNGKEDS from the coding sequence GTGAAAGCGAACCGTCTTGATCCCCAGCAACTGTCCTGGCGCTGCGACCCCCTCCAGTTCGAGTTCCAGAGCACCGAGGAGCTCCCCGAGCTGGAAGGGACCATCGGCCAGTCCCGCGCCATGACCGCCATCGAATTCGGCCTCGGCATCAAGGACAGCGGGTTCAACCTCTTCCTGATCGGCGAGCCTGGGTCCGGGCGCTCCTCGACGATAAAAAAGCTGCTCAAAGCGCGAGCCGGCGGGGAGTCCGTTCCCAGCGACTGGTGCTACCTCAACAATTTCGAAGACGCAACCCGTCCCCGCTGCATTCCCCTGCCGGCCGGGCTTGCCCGGGATCTGCACCGAGACGTCGAAGAGTTGGTGGCCAGGCTGGCAGAAGAGATTCCCAAGGTTTTCGAAAGTAAGGAGTACGAACAGCAGAAAAACCGGATCTCCGGCGATTACCAGGAGAAAAACCGCAAGCTTTTTCAGGAGCTCGAGGAGCAGGCCAACGAGGAGGGGTTCCTGCTGCAGCGCTCGGTCAGTGGCATGGTGCTGGTGCCGCTGCGTGACGGGCACCCCATATCCCAGCAGGATTACGAAGATCTCCCCGATGAGGAGAAGGCGGCCCTCGACGAAAAGGGGACCGGCCTGCAGGAGCGGCTCAACGAGGTACTGCGCAAGGGGCGAGACCTGGAAAAGGAGTTGCGCGAGGCCACCCTGTCCATGGAAAAGGAGATCCTGCTGTTCGCCGTGGGCCACCTGTTCGAGGAACTGGAACAAAAATACCAGGAACAGCAGGAGGTGCTCGATCACTTCCAGGGGTGCAAAAAGGACATCCTCGAGCGCATTGACGAGTTTCGCCCCGCCCAGGGCCCGCAGATTTCTCTGCCGGGCCTGAAGCAGGGCGGCCAGGAGCCATCCTTCGACCGCTACCGCATCAACCTGTTCATTGACAACCGCGACCTCCAGGGGGCGCCGGTGGTCTACGAGGCCAACCCCACCTATTTCAATCTCTTCGGGCGTATCGAGCATGTCATCCACATGGGGGGCGCCACCACCAATTTCACCATGATCAAGGCGGGGGCCCTGCACCGGGCCAACGGCGGGTATCTGATCCTCGACTGCCGGGAGGTGTTGCTGAATGTCTTCTCCTACGAGGCGCTCAAGCGCTGCATCCGCAACAAGGAGGTCAAGATCGAGGACATGGCCGAGCAGTTTCGCCTGTTCGCCACGGTTTCCCTCAAGCCCCACCCGGTCCCCCTGAAGTGCAAAATCATCATGATCGGCACGCCCTTGTTCTATTACCTGCTCTACCGGCTGGATCCCGATTTTCGCAAGTACTTCAAGGTCAAGGCCGATTTCGATTTCATGATGAAAAACACCTGGGAGAATGTGCAGCAGTACGCCCTGTTTATCGGTGCCAAGTGCCGCGAGGAGCAACTGAAGCATTTCGACCCCTCGGGGGTGGCCCGGGTGGTCGAGTACTCGGCGCGGTTGATCGAGGACAAGGAAAAGCTCTCCTCGCGCTTTATCGACATCGCCGACCTGATTCGCGAGGCCTCTTTCTATGCCGAGCAGCAGGGTCGCGAGCGGGTCTCCGAGGAGCACGTCAATCTCGCGGTCGAGGCCAAGATCTACCGCTCCAACAAGGTCGAGGAGCGTATCCAGGAGGCCATCGAGGAGGGCTCCCTGCTGGTCGATACCGAGGGCGAGGTGGTCGGGCAGGTAAACGGGCTCTCGGTCTACCTGTTGGGCGATTACGCCTTCGGCAAGCCGTCGCGGGTTACCGCCCGCACTTTTCTGGGCAAGGCCGGGGTGGTCAACATCGAGCGCGAGGCCAAGCTCTCCGGACCCATCCATGACAAGGGGCTGATGATTTTGAGCGGGTTTCTCGGCGACCGCTACGCCCAGGACAAGCCGCTTGCCCTGGCCGGATCGGTCTGCTTCGAACAGTCCTACGGGGGGGTCGAGGGGGACAGCGCCTCCTCCGCCGAACTCTACGCGCTGCTCTCCTCCCTCGCCGCTCTGCCCCTGCGCCAGGAGATCGCCGTTACCGGCTCGGTCAACCAGCGCGGGCAGATTCAACCCATCGGCGGGGTCAACGAAAAAATCGAGGGTTTTTATGCCGTGTGCAAGGCCAAGGGGTTGACTGGAGGCCAGGGGGTGATCATCCCGGTGCAGAACGTGAAGAATCTCCTGCTCAAAGAAGAGGTTGTCGACGCCGTGCGCGAAAACAGGTTTCACGTCTGGGCCATATCCACCGTCGACGAAGGGATCGAAATCCTCACCGGCGTTGCGGCCGGCACCCGGCAGGAAGACGGCTGCTGGCCCCAGGGAAGCGTAAACCAGCGGGTCGACCAACGCCTGCTGGAGATGGCCGAAGCGATCCGCAGATTCGGCAAGGGGAGCGAAAAAAACGGCAAGGAAGATTCCTGA
- a CDS encoding sensor histidine kinase: protein MDTARTEETRFAPPHRADACTIKRQADYFREDFITKHLLDAVPNILMILNRQRQIIYTNRALVELVGSGDEAMIHGLRPGEVLGCHETGEAPAGCGTGEACNTCGAVLAILAGLSGQRDVRECCITRTVDGRTESLNLRVWVTPLEFEEEKFCIFAVSDITHEKRRRTLERIFFHDILNVAGSIRGFAELLRDYDPADKQGIFNLIHATAGRVIDEIEAQRTITAAENHELHLDPELLDAKMALVKTAELFRHHEVAKDRRLLVDPESEHVMFTSDETLVGRVIGNMIKNALEASSPGETVTLWCGRSSTGVEFRVHNPAAMPPEAQLQVFRRSFSTKGPGRGLGTYSMKLLSELLNGEVGFNSTEKAGTTFWARYPKKFSKN, encoded by the coding sequence ATGGACACAGCCCGCACCGAAGAAACCCGCTTCGCCCCTCCCCATCGGGCCGACGCTTGCACCATCAAGCGCCAGGCCGATTATTTCCGTGAGGACTTCATCACCAAACACCTCCTCGATGCCGTCCCCAACATCCTGATGATCCTCAACCGGCAACGGCAGATCATCTACACCAATCGCGCCTTGGTGGAACTGGTCGGCAGTGGTGACGAGGCGATGATCCATGGCCTGCGGCCGGGCGAGGTCCTGGGCTGCCACGAAACCGGCGAGGCCCCGGCGGGGTGCGGTACCGGCGAGGCCTGCAACACCTGTGGCGCGGTGCTGGCCATCCTGGCAGGGCTCTCGGGTCAGCGGGATGTGCGCGAATGCTGCATCACCCGCACCGTAGACGGCCGGACCGAGTCCCTGAATCTCAGGGTCTGGGTGACCCCCCTGGAGTTCGAAGAAGAAAAATTCTGCATCTTTGCCGTTTCCGATATCACCCATGAAAAACGTCGTCGCACCCTGGAGCGGATATTTTTCCACGACATCCTCAACGTGGCCGGCAGTATCCGGGGCTTTGCCGAACTGCTCCGGGATTACGATCCCGCCGACAAGCAGGGGATCTTCAACCTGATCCACGCTACCGCCGGGAGGGTGATCGACGAAATCGAAGCCCAGCGCACCATTACCGCTGCCGAGAACCATGAACTGCATCTGGACCCCGAACTGCTCGATGCCAAAATGGCGCTGGTGAAGACTGCCGAACTGTTCCGGCATCACGAGGTGGCCAAAGATCGCCGCCTTCTGGTGGATCCAGAGAGCGAGCATGTCATGTTTACCAGCGATGAAACCCTGGTCGGCCGGGTAATCGGCAACATGATAAAAAATGCCCTGGAAGCCTCCTCTCCGGGGGAGACAGTGACCCTGTGGTGCGGCCGCAGCAGCACGGGGGTCGAGTTCCGGGTGCACAACCCCGCCGCCATGCCCCCCGAGGCTCAGCTCCAGGTTTTCCGTCGCTCCTTTTCTACCAAGGGCCCCGGGCGGGGGCTGGGAACCTACAGCATGAAACTGCTCAGTGAACTGCTCAACGGTGAGGTTGGCTTTAACAGCACCGAGAAAGCCGGCACCACCTTCTGGGCACGCTACCCGAAAAAATTCTCCAAGAACTGA
- a CDS encoding acyl-CoA thioesterase, translating into MDNFTIVRTEHLNHHGYLFGGALLKWIDEYAWLVASLDFTGCTLVTIAMDDIQFKHRVRNGSILRFSILPQRQGRTSVTYGVEVFADEPGGPEEKKVFSTTITFVRVDEEGNSQPLPKLERMRSEG; encoded by the coding sequence ATGGACAATTTCACCATTGTACGAACCGAGCACCTCAATCACCACGGCTACCTGTTCGGGGGAGCGCTGCTCAAGTGGATCGACGAATACGCCTGGCTGGTCGCTTCCCTTGATTTCACCGGCTGCACGCTGGTGACCATCGCCATGGACGACATCCAGTTCAAGCACCGGGTGCGCAACGGCTCCATCCTGCGTTTCAGCATCCTGCCGCAACGGCAGGGGAGGACCTCGGTGACCTATGGCGTGGAGGTGTTTGCCGACGAACCGGGGGGGCCGGAGGAGAAAAAGGTTTTCTCCACCACCATAACCTTCGTCCGTGTCGATGAGGAGGGGAACAGTCAGCCGCTGCCGAAGTTGGAGCGCATGCGCTCCGAGGGGTGA
- a CDS encoding pyroglutamyl-peptidase I family protein yields the protein MTVLISGFRRADGAANASALLVDSLRRDLPEELRLQARLLRFELLDYDEAADGPSQQARLQRQLSEILSRHAPQICLFTGQAPGRNRISIERLALNLFGGEVIEPGGPVGCWSTLPDLPRLAGLLLKHGIPAELSSHAGTYLCNHLLYSALRLAQMQGGGPLAGFVHLPVNPLQLDSYPGDPFMPLEMVRKAISLIALQIIEGCG from the coding sequence ATGACCGTTCTGATCAGCGGATTTCGCCGAGCCGACGGCGCAGCGAATGCCTCCGCCCTGCTGGTCGATTCGCTGCGCCGGGATCTGCCCGAAGAGTTGCGCCTCCAGGCCCGACTGCTGCGGTTTGAACTGCTCGATTACGATGAGGCCGCCGATGGCCCGAGCCAGCAGGCGCGCCTGCAGCGCCAGCTGAGTGAAATTCTCAGCAGGCACGCTCCGCAGATCTGCCTGTTCACCGGCCAGGCGCCGGGACGTAACCGCATCTCCATCGAGCGGCTGGCCCTGAACCTGTTTGGCGGGGAGGTCATCGAGCCCGGCGGTCCGGTCGGCTGCTGGAGCACGCTGCCCGACCTGCCGAGGTTAGCGGGGCTGCTGCTGAAGCATGGCATCCCCGCTGAACTCTCCAGCCATGCCGGAACCTATCTCTGCAATCACCTGCTCTACTCGGCGCTGCGCCTTGCCCAGATGCAGGGCGGGGGGCCGCTGGCGGGGTTCGTGCACCTGCCCGTCAATCCCCTGCAGCTCGACAGCTACCCGGGGGACCCCTTCATGCCTCTGGAGATGGTCCGAAAAGCCATCAGCCTGATAGCTCTGCAGATCATCGAAGGCTGCGGCTGA
- a CDS encoding DUF3147 family protein, protein MAYYLVKIVLTTLLVVAVSEIAKRSTLLGALLASVPLVSVLALLWLYLETGSTEQVAKLSAGIFWLVLPSLSLFVLLPLLLRQQVGFFWALGASMGVMIALYLLLILLLRQFGVHF, encoded by the coding sequence ATGGCCTATTACCTGGTAAAGATCGTCCTGACGACGCTGTTGGTGGTCGCCGTCTCCGAGATCGCCAAACGCAGCACCCTGCTGGGCGCCCTGCTTGCCTCGGTGCCGCTGGTCTCGGTGCTCGCTCTGCTGTGGCTCTACCTGGAAACCGGCAGCACCGAGCAGGTGGCGAAACTCTCCGCCGGCATTTTCTGGCTGGTGCTCCCTTCGCTGTCGCTGTTCGTGCTGCTGCCGCTGCTGCTGCGCCAGCAGGTCGGCTTTTTCTGGGCGCTGGGAGCCTCCATGGGGGTGATGATCGCGCTGTACCTGCTGCTCATCCTGCTGCTGCGCCAATTCGGCGTGCACTTCTAG
- the truC gene encoding tRNA pseudouridine(65) synthase TruC, translated as METLDLIYRDEHCVAVNKPAGLLVHRSEIDRREKRFAIQMVRDQIGQRVYPVHRLDKPTSGVLLFALTPQAARSLSEAFGGGRVRKSYLAVVRGVPEAQGVIDHPLSEELDRMSDARARQGKGPKPAVTGFRRLAEVELPFAVGRYPSSRYALLEAYPRQGRKHQIRRHFKHIFHPIIGDTKHGEGRHNRFFRDHFACHRLLLSAVELSFPHPASDCEITLRSPLDRDFLRVLEQLGWQKALPTGWMGQQERGRG; from the coding sequence AGCACTGTGTTGCCGTCAACAAGCCGGCCGGGCTGCTGGTCCACCGAAGCGAAATCGACCGGCGGGAAAAGCGCTTCGCCATCCAGATGGTCCGCGACCAGATCGGCCAGCGGGTCTACCCGGTGCACCGCCTCGACAAGCCTACGTCGGGGGTGCTGTTGTTTGCCCTGACCCCGCAGGCGGCCAGAAGCCTGAGCGAGGCCTTCGGCGGGGGGCGGGTGCGCAAGAGCTACCTGGCGGTGGTGCGAGGGGTTCCCGAGGCCCAGGGGGTGATCGATCACCCCCTCAGCGAAGAGCTCGACCGGATGAGCGATGCCCGCGCCCGGCAGGGAAAAGGCCCCAAGCCCGCCGTCACCGGATTCCGCCGGCTGGCCGAGGTGGAACTCCCCTTCGCCGTGGGACGCTACCCCAGCAGCCGCTATGCTCTGCTCGAGGCGTATCCCCGGCAGGGGCGCAAGCACCAGATCCGGCGCCATTTCAAGCATATCTTCCATCCCATCATCGGCGACACCAAGCACGGCGAAGGGCGGCACAACCGCTTTTTCAGAGATCATTTCGCCTGCCACCGCCTGCTGCTTTCCGCCGTGGAGCTCTCCTTTCCCCACCCGGCGAGCGATTGCGAGATCACCCTACGGTCCCCCCTGGACCGCGACTTTCTGCGGGTGCTGGAGCAGCTTGGCTGGCAGAAAGCGCTCCCCACGGGCTGGATGGGCCAGCAGGAACGCGGGCGGGGGTGA